From a region of the Pongo abelii isolate AG06213 chromosome 9, NHGRI_mPonAbe1-v2.0_pri, whole genome shotgun sequence genome:
- the ZNF202 gene encoding zinc finger protein 202 has translation MATAVEPEDQDLWEEEGILMVKLEDDFTCRPESVLQRDDPVLETSHQNFRRFRYQEAASPREALIRLRELCHQWLRPERRTKEQILELLVLEQFLTVLPGELQSWVRGQRPESGEEAVTLVEGLQKQPRRPRRWVTVHVHGQEVLSEETVHLGAEPESPSELQDPVQSSTPEQSPEETTQSPDLGAPAEQRPHQEEELQTLQESEVPVPQDPGLPAERSSGDSEMVALLTALSQGLVTFKDVAVCFSQDQWSDLDPTQKEFYGEYVLEEDCGIVVSLSFPIPRPDEISQVREEEPWVPDIQEPQETQEPEILSFTYTGDRSKDEEECLEQEDLSLEDIHRPVLGEPEIHQTPDWEIVFEDNPGRLNERRFGTNISQVNSFVNLRETTPVHPLLGRHHDCSVCGKSFTCNSHLVRHLRTHTGEKPYKCMECGKSYTRSSHLARHQKVHKMNTPYKYPLNRKNLEETSPLTQAERTPSVEKPYRCDDCGKHFRWTSDLVRHQRTHTGEKPFFCTICGKSFSQKSVLTTHQRIHLGGKPYLCGECGEDFSEHRRYLAHRKTHAAEELYLCSECGRCFTHSAAFAKHLRGHASVRPCRCNECGKSFSRRDHLVRHQRTHTGEKPFTCPTCGKSFSRGYHLIRHQRTHSEKTS, from the exons ATGGCTACAGCCGTGGAACCAGAGGACCAGGATCTTTGGGAAGAAGAGGGAATTCTGATGGTGAAACTGGAAGATGATTTCACCTGTCGGCCAGAGTCTGTCTTACAGAGGGATGACCCAGTGCTGGAAACCTCCCACCAGAACTTCCGACGCTTCCGCTACCAGGAAGCAGCAAGCCCTAGAGAAGCTCTCATCAGACTCCGAGAACTTTGTCACCAGTGGCTGAGACCAGAGAGGCGGACAAAGGAGCAGATCCTAGAGCTGCTTGTGCTGGAACAATTTCTTACCGTCCTACCTGGAGAACTACAGAGCTGGGTGCGGGGCCAACGGCCAGAAAGTGGCGAGGAGGCAGTGACGCTGGTGGAGGGTTTGCAGAAACAACCCAGGAGACCAAGGCGGTGG GTGACTGTCCATGTTCACGGCCAGGAAGTCCTGTCAGAGGAGACGGTGCATTTAGGAGCGGAGCCTGAGTCACCTAGTGAGCTGCAGGATCCTGTGCAAAGCTCGACCCCCGAGCAGTCTCCTGAGGAAACCACACAGAGCCCAGATCTGGGGGCACCGGCAGAGCAGCGTCCACACCAGGAAGAAGAGCTCCAGACCCTGCAGGAGAGCG AGGTCCCAGTGCCCCAGGACCCAGGCCTTCCTGCAGAGAGGAGCTCTGGAGACTCAGAGATGGTTGCTCTTCTTACTGCTCTATCACAG GGACTGGTAACGTTCAAGGATGTGGCTGTATGCTTTTCCCAGGACCAGTGGAGTGATCTGGACCCAACACAGAAAGAGTTCTATGGAGAATATGTCTTGGAAGAAGACTGTGGAATTGTAGTCTCTCTGT CATTTCCAATCCCCAGACCTGATGAGATCTCCCAGGTTAGAGAGGAAGAGCCTTGGGTCCCAGATATCCAAGAGCCTCAGGAGACTCAAGAGCCAGAAATCCTGAGTTTTACCTACACAG GAGATAGGAGTAAAGATGAGGAAGAGTGTCTGGAGCAGGAAGATCTGAGTTTGGAGGATATACACAGGCCTGTTTTGGGAGAACCAGAAATTCACCAGACTCCAGATTGGGAAATAGTCTTTGAGGACAATCCAGGTAGACTTAATGAAAGAAGATTTGGTACTAATATTTCTCAAGTGAATAGTTTTGTGAACCTTCGGGAAACTACACCCGTCCACCCCCTGTTAGGGAGGCATCATGACTGTTCTGTGTGTGGAAAGAGCTTCACTTGTAACTCTCACCTTGTTAGACACCTGAGGactcacacaggagagaaaccctataaatgtatggaatgtggaaaaagtTACACACGAAGCTCACATCTTGCAAGGCATCAAAAGGTTCACAAGATGAACACGCCTTATAAATATCCCCTAAACCGGAAGAATTTGGAAGAGACCTCCCCTTTGACCCAGGCTGAGAGAACTCCATCAGTGGAGAAACCCTATAGATGTGATGATTGCGGAAAACACTTCCGCTGGACTTCAGACCTTGTCAGGCATCAGAGGAcacatactggagaaaaacccttCTTTTGTACTATTTGTGGCAAAAGCTTCAGCCAGAAATCTGTGTTAACAACACACCAAAGAATCCACCTGGGAGGCAAACCCTACTTGTGTGGAGAGTGTGGTGAGGACTTCAGTGAACACAGGCGGTACCTGGCGCACCGGAAGACGCACGCTGCTGAGGAACTCTACCTCTGCAGCGAGTGCGGGCGCTGCTTCACCCACAGTGCAGCGTTCGCCAAGCACTTGAGAGGACATGCCTCAGTGAGGCCCTGCCGATGCAACGAATGTGGGAAGAGCTTCAGTCGCAGGGACCACCTCGTCAGGCATCagagaacacacactggggagaAACCATTCACGTGCCCTACCTGTGGAAAAAGCTTCAGCAGAGGATATCACTTAATTAGGCATCAGAGGACCCACTCAGAAAAGACCTCCTAG